From a region of the Etheostoma cragini isolate CJK2018 chromosome 20, CSU_Ecrag_1.0, whole genome shotgun sequence genome:
- the LOC117936271 gene encoding RNA polymerase II elongation factor ELL-like, which produces MSVLKENQCYELSSGKLNRGGNISVFHVKLTDSAARAIRSFQNVKGLSSCPTICFNGNKGRITIPCSENRDELRTFTFGVTNIACDNPNGSFDCVQQLSTGGFYTSITGSYVHPSHFQTKKNTKTTAQVNLPFLMMITSAMLKHMFDLYGKCCFLCKISPPLAGKKVTVRAPAPALASLTKPRRSSQSLLSNVKRRVQLGVSKPKKGACALNRKSAVGDMQARPLRERVTHLLALRPYKRPELILRLQKDGLTAGDKDMLDSVLVEVGQLNSRDNTFVLKDGLYKELHKDWPGYTSGDQQLLKRILVRRLFQPQQNLTVPEGQVSPLRDTPNSSPAQRPKPSLPEEYTDPLASKKPRISRLSGKAASDVSRVRPSEQAVDKDATEATRNDEQRNSLDPRKLFGSLSTVCQQEAEVAKRLQQTPCPQEGHEVPADPPQPDSDRTPSPLTVPDLSRHTIKRKNSKHKHRDQEKDRWRGRKERRKDSEDPNSEVSVDCIDPSEIVFDSNVLQADHDTTDYLLKYTAICSQDQRQKYKQDFNTEYSEYRDLHARIDGVTRQFMELDTQLKQLHHESHKYKTVRNQILQEYRKIKKSNPNYNQDKTHCEYLHNKLAHIKKLISAYDQQQL; this is translated from the exons ATGTCGGTGCTAAAAGAGAACCAGTGTTACGAACTGTCCAGCGGTAAACTGAACCGTGGCGGTAACATCTCGGTTTTTCACGTCAAACTCACTGACAGCGCGGCAAGAGCCATTCGCTCCTTTCAAAACGTCAAG ggtTTGTCTTCCTGTCCCACCATCTGTTTTAATGGCAACAAAGGG AGAATCACCATTCCTTGCTCAGAGAATAGAGATGAATTGAGGACATTCACCTTTGGCGTGACCAACATCGCCTGTGATAATCCAAATGGAAGCTTCGACTGTGTCCAACAGCTCAGCACCGg tggTTTTTACACATCTATTACCGGGAGTTATGTTCATCCTAGTcactttcaaacaaaaaaaaacacaaaaactaccGCACAAGTTAACTTACCTTTTTTGATGATGATTACCTCAGCCATGCTCAAGCATATGTTTGATTTATATGGCAAGTGCTGCTTTTTATGTAAGATTTCCCCCCCACTTGCAGGCAAAAAGGTAACAGTGCGAGCCCCGGCCCCTGCGCTGGCCAGCCTGACCAAGCCCCGACGATCTTCCCAGTCTCTCCTCAGCAACGTTAAGAGGCGTGTCCAACTTGGCGTGTCCAAGCCAAAGAAGGGTGCCTGTGCTTTAAACAGGAAGAGTGCCGTGGGCGACATGCAGGCGAGGCCGCTCAGAGAGAGAGTAACACATCTGCTGGCTCTGAGGCCATACAAGAGGCCTGAGCTCATCCTGAGGCTGCAGAAAGATGGACTGACAGCAGGAGACAAAGACATGCTGGACTCTGTATTGGTGGAG GTTGGCCAGCTCAATAGTCGAGACAACACATTTGTTCTGAAGGACGGCCTTTATAAGGAGCTGCACAAGGACTGGCCGGGCTACACCTCAGGAGACCAGCAGCTTCTGAAACGAATCCTTGTCAG GAGACTGTTTCAACCCCAACAGAACCTCACCGTTCCTGAGGGCCAGGTAAGTCCACTGCGAGACACCCCCAACTCTTCCCCAGCGCAACGTCCAAAGCCGTCCCTGCCAGAGGAATACACTGACCCTTTGGCCAGCAAGAAGCCCAGGATATCCCGCTTGTCTGGCAAAGCAGCCAGTGACGTGTCAAGAGTGAGGCCGTCTGAGCAAGCGGTTGATAAAGACGCCACAGAAGCAACACGGAATGACGAGCAAAGAAACTCGCTTGATCCTCGAAAGCTTTTTGGATCCTTGTCAACAGTCTGTCAGCAGGAAGCAGAAGTGGCCAAGAGGCTACAACAAACTCCCTGTCCTCAGGAGGGACATGAAGTCCCAGCAGATCCCCCGCAACCTGACTCTGATCGCACCCCGTCCCCTCTCACAGTGCCCGATCTGAGCAGACACACAATCAAAAGGAAGAATAGCAAACACAAGCACAGAGATCAG gAGAAGGATAGGTGGAGAGGCAGGAAGGAACGCAGAAAAGATTCAGAGGATCCAAACAGTGAAGTCTCGGTGGACTGCATAG aTCCAAGTGAAATTGTGTTTGACTCCAATGTGCTTCAAGCGGACCATGACACAACCGACTATCTACT GAAGTACACAGCGATTTGTAGTCAGGACCAGAGACAGAAGTACAAGCAGGACTTTAACACGGAGTACAGCGAGTACAGAGATTTACATGCTCGTATTGACGGAGTGACGCGGCAGTTCATGGAGCTCGACACGCAGCTCAAACAGCTACATCACGAATCTCATAAATACAAG ACGGTTCGTAATCAGATTCTTCAAGAATATCGCAAAATTAAAAAg tCTAACCCTAACTACAACCAGGACAAGACTCACTGTGAATATCTACACAACAAACTGGCCCACATCAAGAAGCTTATATCAGCGTACGACCAACAACAGCTTTGA
- the LOC117936270 gene encoding uncharacterized protein LOC117936270, with amino-acid sequence MTAFFLFVEGEEAMGDPLSDSSPLISAAASCKLRLVRLLVEGGAQVNGRNPRGETPLLAACKALRGEPAGPDTVKLLTYLLQNKACPNAQDRAGRSALMYACMERAGAQVASTLLAAGADPCMEDHSGASALVYAINAQHQPTLKVLIDACHARGRDIIIIATEMGGNGGRVTRRYLNVPPSPDTSPVSCMSPSDIILKTGSPNSSEGENIFNFRGTSKRGSSSSSSSSRHPSCELSPLSRSSTPPPRQRMLSEPWLAIHNLACLNRAYEEGMRERSLREEGDREDSRRERGWRGDDEPHFHQSRMEERKESVVQRRDNRCGGKNYNSCCEDFLPRLSQSVLSLTEMSPSRATASRLIPKRCLTPGVSTLDSMTLKSCDGNLPACSSPHSQLRRNTLPSVTVVPSLLHLPPLVHQSDSHLQVPSQASTNRSMVFLPHPPSSSPPSSFCRASVRAALLPRLPPAPSLTSLVAPPASRCSERSLDAE; translated from the exons ATGACCGCTTTCTTCCTGTTTGTTGAAGGGGAAGAG GCCATGGGGGACCCCCTGTCAGACTCCAGCCCCCTCATCAGTGCAGCAGCCTCCTGCAAGCTTCGTCTGGTCCGCCTGCTGGTGGAGGGTGGGGCTCAGGTCAACGGGCGCAACCCAAGAGGAGAGACCCCTCTCTTGGCTGCCTGTAAGGCCCTGAGAGGGGAGCCTGCTGGGCCTGACACGGTGAAACTCCTCACCTACCTGCTCCAAAACAAG GCATGTCCAAACGCACAGGACCGGGCTGGACGCAGCGCTCTGATGTACGCCTGTATGGAGCGGGCAGGAGCTCAGGTGGCGTCCACCCTGCTGGCTGCAGGAGCTGACCCCTGCATGGAGGACCACTCCGGAGCCTCAGCACTGGTGTACGCCATCAATGCACAGCACCAGCCAACATTAAAG GTGTTGATAGATGCCTGCCATGCCAGGGGTcgtgacatcatcatcatcgccACAGAAATGGGTGGGAATGGAGGCCGGGTGACTAGGCGTTACCTGAATGTTCCTCCATCTCCTGACACCTCGCCTGTGTCCTGCATGTCCCCGTCTGACATCATCCTCAAGACGGGCTCACCCAACTCGTCCGAGGGAGAAAACATCTTCAACTTCAGAGGAACGA GCAAAagaggaagcagcagcagcagcagcagcagcagacatcCCTCCTGTGAGCTTAGTCCGTTGAGCCGGAGTAGCACTCCACCGCCCAGACAGAGAATGTTATCGGAACCATGGCTGGCCATTCACAACCTGGCCTGTCTGAACCGGGCTTACGAGGAGGGCATGAGGGAGAGGAGCCTGCGGGAGGAGGGGGACAGAGAGGATtcaaggagggagagaggatggaggggaGATGACGAGCCACATTTTCATCAGTCCAGGatggaagagaggaaggaaagtgTGGTTCAAAGGAGGGATAACAGATGTGGAGGAAAGAATTACAACAGCTGCTGTGAGGATTTTCTTCCAAGGCTTTCTCAGTCGGTCCTCTCTCTCACAGAGATGAGCCCGTCTCGGGCAACTGCCAGCAGACTGATCCCTAAGAGGTGTTTGACGCCTGGAGTTTCAACATTAGACAGCATGACCCTGAAAAGCTGTGACGGTAATCTTCCTGCCTGTTCGTCTCCTCACTCCCAACTCCGCAGGAACACGCTCCCCTCCGTCACGGTGGTTCCATCTCTGCTTCACCTCCCGCCATTAGTCCACCAATCAGACTCCCACCTCCAG GTTCCATCCCAGGCTTCCACAAACAGGAGCATGGTGTTTCTGCCTCACCCGCCCAGCTCCTCTCCACCCTCCTCTTTCTGCAGAGCATCTGTAAGAGCGGCGTTACTCCCTCGGCTGCCGCCCGCCCCCTCTCTTACTTCACTGGTTGCTCCTCCTGCGTCCCGCTGCAGCGAGAGGAGCTTG GATGCCGAGTAA